One part of the Drosophila teissieri strain GT53w chromosome 3R, Prin_Dtei_1.1, whole genome shotgun sequence genome encodes these proteins:
- the LOC122619409 gene encoding putative cysteine proteinase CG12163 isoform X2, translating to MRLFAAATVALVLLLCQAAGEELAEERAGQAQGDAEIHRSRRSANDIFGGHKAYDEEAAKAQLQKSLDKLTAGEGPHYKIVKVYSASRQVASGILTRIDADLIDGSEEQHRCIVDIWTKVWVRKDEHEITFKCRNQPVVQARHTRSAEWAEKKTHKKHSHRAFDKVDHLFHKFQVRFGRRYVSTAERQMRQRIFRQNLKTIEQLNANEMGSAKYGITEFADMTSSEYKERTGLWQRNEAKATGGSVAVVPAYHGELPKEFDWRQKNAVTQVKNQGSCGSCWAFSVTGNIEGLYAVKTGELKEFSEQELLDCDTTDSACNGGLMDNAYKAIKDIGGLEYEAEYPYKAKKNQCHFNRTLSHVQVAGFVDLPKGNETAMQEWLLTNGPISIGINANAMQFYRGGVSHPWKALCSKKNLDHGVLVVGYGVSEYPNFHKTLPYWIVKNSWGPRWGEQGYYRVYRGDNTCGVSEMATSAVLADLI from the exons ATGAGGCTGTTtgcggcagcaacagttgcGCTTGTATTGCTTCTGTGCCAAGCAGCTGGCGAGGAGCTCGCGGAGGAGCGAGCGGGACAGGCACAGGGCGATGCGGag ATCCACCGCAGTAGACGTAGCGCAAACGATATCTTTGGTGGGCATAAGGCTTACGATGAAGAAGCTGCGAAGGCGCAGTTGCAAAAATCTCTTGACAAACTGACCGCGGGAGAGGGTCCCCATTACAA AATCGTTAAAGTATACTCAGCCTCTCGACAAGTGGCTTCGGGCATCTTGACTCGTATCGATGCGGATCTAATCGATGGCTCGGAAGAGCAGCACCGATGCATCGTGGATATCTGGACAAAGGTCTGGGTGAGAAAGGATGAACACGAAATCACCTTTAAGTGCCGCAACCAGCCGGTGGTCCAGGCCCGACACACGCGATCCGCGGAGTGGGCCGAAAAGAAAACCCACAAGAAGCACAGCCATCGTGCTTTTGACAAAGTGGACCACCTCTTTCATAAGTTTCAGGTGCGATTTGGCCGTCGCTACGTGAGCACCGCCGAGCGCCAGATGCGCCAACGCATTTTCCGTCAGAATCTAAAGACTATCGAGCAGCTAAACGCCAACGAGATGGGCAGCGCCAAGTACGGCATCACGGAGTTTGCTGACATGACCAGCTCGGAATATAAGGAACGCACGGGACTCTGGCAGCGTAATGAGGCAAAGGCCACTGGCGGATCGGTGGCTGTCGTACCGGCTTACCATGGTGAACTGCCAAAGGAATTTGACTGGAGGCAGAAGAATGCTGTCACCCAAGTGAAAAACCAGGGATCCTGCGGTTCATGCTGGGCGTTCAGTGTGACGGGAAACATTGAAGGTCTGTACGCCGTGAAAACAGGCGAATTGAAAGAGTTTTCCGAGCAGGAGCTGCTTGACTGTGATACCACTGATAGTGCCTGCAACGGCGGCCTCATGGATAATGCTTACAA aGCCATTAAGGATATTGGCGGCCTAGAGTACGAAGCTGAGTATCCATACAAGGCCAAAAAGAATCAGTGCCACTTCAACAGGACTTTGTCTCACGTTCAGGTTGCCGGCTTCGTGGATCTTCCCAAGGGAAATGAGACCGCCATGCAGGAGTGGCTGCTCACCAATGGTCCCATTTCGATCG GCATTAATGCGAATGCTATGCAGTTCTATCGCGGCGGTGTGTCCCATCCGTGGAAAGCCTTGTGTTCGAAGAAAAACCTAGACCACGGTGTTTTGGTTGTGGGGTATGGCGTCTCCGAATATCCGAACTTCCATAAGACCCTGCCCTACTGGATTGTGAAGAACTCGTGGGGTCCGCGCTGGGGAGAGCAGGGCTATTATCGCGTCTATCGTGGTGACAACACCTGCGGGGTCAGTGAAATGGCCACTTCGGCTGTGCTCGCCGACTTGATTTGA
- the LOC122619408 gene encoding MMS19 nucleotide excision repair protein isoform X1: MTTPSRDTLEKALKSDQKLVKAATQIAKDLTSKAYDISDLALALGFALSSPDMEERVAGTNLLSAVLISIPQDLLQERQLEFLSSFYMDRLRDHHNVMPAIIDGIDALVHMKAVPHAQISLILESFFEHTTCQSQTRGDRTKLFHIFQYLTANFKDELQAMAGDFVYGLINSIDGERDPRNLDIIFSFMPEFLSTYPLLHLAEEMFEIFACYFPIDFNPSKQDPAAITRDELAIKLTNCLVANNEFAEGTVVLAIEKLESELLVAKLDSIELLHQAALKFPPSVLEPHFDLIWQAMKTETFPGNDNEEILKSSLKALSALLERASHIPDISHSYQSSILGVILPHLSDVNQRLFHPATGIALVCVSGDAPYAADKILNSFLLKLQAADASSEQRIKIYYIVSQVYKLSALRGSLQKLDTAIRESVQDDIIASLRLIEQEEFDAEKEDLELQKAALSVLNESAPVLSEKQRALIYKALVQLITHPSIDFDFTTLTISLGALQPVEVQSNFIDVCVRNFEIFSTFVKRKIYTNLLPLLPQIAFTQRILDLVMTQTFNNNTAEPVRLLALEALNKLLLLQDQRFIVDLQQESNLLHKLIELGQRTEGLSLQSLEQIAGALSRIIQQLPLSEQSSIVSEYLPGLNLSQSADLYIAKGLLGYLHKDITLDDHFERLLTDLTQLSLNTDNEKLRVIAHHLLCSMVNKMECNPANLSKVKKITDQLKVAIKKNDVRAVEILAWVGKGLVVAGFDEAADIVGDLSDLLKHPSLSTAAALGFDIIAAEYPELDLPVVKFLYKQKLFHTIMGKMGSKLANYCVHHLKAFVYVLKATPQAVIKLNIEQLGPLLFKSLEEHNEAHSLCIALGICEKFVTQQDSYFQGHLAHLIPSCLELSKYKAQHTMQVRIAALQLLYDVTKYPTFVLLPHKVDVTLALAAALDDPKRLVRNSAVKARNAWYLVGAPRFVENIGEA, translated from the exons ATGACAACGCCCTCGCGTGACACACTGGAGAAAGCTCTAAAGAGCGACCAGAAGCTTGTGAAGGCCGCCACACAGATAGCTAAGG ATCTGACTTCCAAGGCGTACGACATATCTGATCTGGCCCTCGCACTGGGCTTCGCCTTGTCCTCTCCGGACATGGAGGAGCGAGTGGCCGGAACCAACCTGCTATCCGCCGTATTGATATCAATACCGCAGGATCTGCTTCAGGAGCGGCAGCTGGAGTTCCTCAGCTCTTTTTACATGGACCGACTGCGCGACCATCACAACGTAATGCCAGCAATTATCGATGGAATCGACGCCCTAGTCCATATGAAAGCTGTACCGCACGCCCAGATTTCCTTGATTTTGGAGTCATTCTTCGAGCACACCACCTGCCAGTCGCAGACGCGGGGCGACCGCACCAAGCTGTTCCACATTTTTCAGTACCTAACGGCAAACTTTAAGGACG AGCTTCAAGCGATGGCCGGTGACTTCGTCTACGGCCTGATCAATTCCATTGATGGTGAGCGTGACCCCCGCAACCTTGACATCATTTTCAGTTTCATGCCCGAGTTCTTGTCTACATATCCGCTGCTGCATTTGGCCGAAGAGATGTTTGAGATCTTTGCGTGTTACTTTCCAATCGACTTTAATCCCAGCAAGCAGGATCCGGCGGCCATAACCCGCGATGAATTAGCAATAAAGTTAACAAACTGCCTGGTAGCAAACAACGAATTTGCTGAGGGCACAGTGGTACTGGCCATAGAAAAGCTGGAGAGTGAGCTGCTGGTTGCCAAACTGGACTCCATAGAACTGCTG CACCAAGCTGCCTTAAAGTTCCCGCCTTCCGTTCTGGAGCCGCACTTCGACCTGATCTGGCAGGCTATGAAGACAGAGACATTTCCTGGAAATGACAATGAGGAGATATTAAAGTCCTCCCTTAAGGCTTTGTCTGCGCTCCTGGAGAGAGCTTCTCACATACCCGATATAAGCCACAGCTACCAGAGCTCTATTCTGGGCGTAATCCTGCCGCACCTCAGCGATGTCAATCAACGGCTCTTTCATCCTGCCACCGGCATTGCCTTAGTTTGTGTATCGGGAGATGCGCCCTATGCAGCGGACAAAATCCTAAACAGCTTTTTGCTCAAGCTTCAGGCCGCAGATGCCAGCTCTGAACAGCGAATCAAGATCTATTACATAGTTAGCCAAGTCTATAAGCTGTCTGCACTGCGTGGCTCTCTGCAGAAATTGGACACCGCGATACGTGAGTCTGTGCAGGACGATATAATCGCCTCCTTGCGCCTAATCGAACAGGAAGAGTTCGATGCCGAAAAGGAGGACTTGGAGTTGCAGAAGGCGGCCCTTTCTGTGCTAAATGAAAGTGCTCCCGTTCTCAGTGAAAAACAACGCGCTTTGATTTACAAAGCTCTGGTTCAGCTTATCACCCATCCGTCCATCGACTTTGATTTCACCACACTGACAATCAGTCTTGGAGCCCTACAACCGGTGGAAGTGCAGTCAAATTTCATTGATGTTTGTGTGCGgaatttcgaaattttttCCACATTTGTCAAACGAAAGATATATACCAATTTGTTGCCGCTCTTGCCTCAAATAGCGTTTACTCAACGCATTCTAGATTTGGTTATGACACAGACGTTTAACAATAATACTGCAGAGCCCGTGCGTTTATTGGCCCTGGAAGCTTTAAACAAACTGCTTCTTCTACAGGATCAGCGCTTTATCGTGGATCTGCAGCAGGAATCCAATCTTCTTCACAAGCTCATCGAACTGGGCCAGAGGACCGAGGGTCTGTCCCTGCAGTCGCTAGAACAGATTGCGGGTGCTTTGAGCCGTATCATCCAACAGCTCCCGCTCTCCGAACAGAGCTCTATAGTGAGCGAGTACCTTCCTGGACTCAACCTGAGTCAATCAGCTGATTTGTACATTGCCAAGGGGCTCCTTGGCTACCTTCATAAAGACATAACCCTTGATGATCACTTTGAGCGGCTTTTGACCGATTTGACACAGCTTTCTCTTAATACGGATAACGAAAAGTTGCGTGTAATCGCTCACCATCTGCTTTGTAGCATGGTCAACAAGATGGAGTGTAACCCAGCTAACCTAagcaaggtaaaaaaaatCACGGACCAGCTGAAagtggcaattaaaaaaaacgatGTGCGAGCGGTGGAGATCCTTGCGTGGGTGGGGAAGGGATTAGTAGTCGCAGGATTTGATGAGGCTGCCGATATCGTTGGCGAT CTTTCCGATCTACTGAAACATCCCAGTTTGAGCACTGCCGCTGCTTTGGGATTTGACATCATTGCCGCCGAGTACCCGGAACTCGATTTGCCCGTCGTTAAATTCCTATACAAGCAGAAGCTTTTCCACACTATCATGGGAAAAATGGGCAGCAAACTGGCCAACTACTGTGTGCACCATTTGAAGGCTTTTGTCTACGTACTGAAAGCCACGCCACAGGCGGTTATTAAACTAAACATTGAGCAGCTCGGTCCGCTGCTTTTTAAGAGCTTAGAGGAGCACAACGAGGCGCATTCGCTGTGCATTGCACTGGGCATCTGTGAAAAGTTTGTGACGCAGCAGGACTCGTACTTCCAAGGGCACTTGGCCCACCTCATACCCAGCTGCCTGGAGCTATCAAAATACAAGGCTCAGCATACAATG CAAGTACGCATTGCGGCACTGCAGTTGCTTTACGATGTTACCAAGTATCCTACCTTCGTCCTGTTGCCCCACAAAGTAGATGTTACTCTGGCCCTGGCCGCCGCCTTGGATGATCCCAAGCGACTGGTGCGGAACTCTGCGGTGAAGGCCAGGAATGCTTGGTACCTGGTCGGTGCGCCTA GGTTCGTTGAAAATATTGGAGAAGCATAA
- the LOC122619414 gene encoding uncharacterized protein LOC122619414, with translation MMKQFALTTCIRRIWIMSGWLRQEAAIAAGMLVVQRDQVELREQKEELKVGQLAAPSGGDVGVDSQGKLRRVRLLDDYILPFECGI, from the coding sequence ATGATGAAGCAATTCGCACTGACAACCTGTATTCGTCGTATCTGGATCATGTCCGGATGGCTGCGCCAGGAGGCGGCAATAGCAGCAGGCATGTTGGTGGTGCAGCGAGATCAGGTCGAACTGAgggagcagaaggaggagctcAAAGTCGGACAGCTGGCTGCACCCAGTGGCGGCGACGTGGGTGTCGACTCGCAAGGAAAACTCCGGCGTGTGCGGCTGCTAGACGACTACATCCTGCCCTTTGAATGCGGTATTTGA
- the LOC122619413 gene encoding MORN repeat-containing protein 4 homolog: MAMDDYDDDMSSVGVTTARIENQHQPHHHQQGQHGHHQLGQAQSQYSAGAVKVGGWRYEDASRYIGEWNQRGQKHGIGHLQFADGTRYDGQFQEGLTQGVGCLWFADGAKYEGEFYQGWFHGNGIFWRADGMKYEGEFRGGKIWGLGLLTFQDFTHGFPRNEGFFQDCRFMRRRRCPEVVQRAQKCALMARSQCEHPY; the protein is encoded by the exons ATGGCCATGGACGACTATGATGATGACA TGAGCAGCGTGGGCGTGACCACGGCCCGAATCGAAAACCAACATCAgccacaccaccaccagcagggTCAGCATGGACACCACCAACTGGGCCAGGCTCAAAGCCAGTACAGTGCAGGTGCCGTAAAAGTGGGAGGATGGCGATACGAGGACGCCAGTCGCTACATCGGCGAGTGGAACCAGCGTGGCCAAAAACACGGCATTGGACATCTGCAGTTTGCCGATGGCACCCGCTACGATGGCCAGTTTCAGGAGGGTCTTACTCAAGGAGTGGGATGCCTCTGGTTCGCGGATGGAGCAAA aTACGAAGGCGAGTTTTATCAGGGCTGGTTCCACGGTAATGGGATCTTCTGGAGAGCTGATGGAATGAAGTACGAGGGTGAGTTTCGAGGCGGCAAAATCTGGGGCCTGGGATTGCTGACGTTCCAAGACTTTACGCACGGCTTCCCCAGAAACGAGGGATTCTTTCAAGACTGTCGCTTTATGAGACGACGTCGATGTCCCGAGGTGGTGCAGCGTGCTCAAAAGTGCGCTCTTATGGCCCGCTCCCAGTGCGAACACCCATACTGA
- the LOC122619409 gene encoding putative cysteine proteinase CG12163 isoform X1 yields the protein MRLFAAATVALVLLLCQAAGEELAEERAGQAQGDAESTETSETTTDQTVSEPPITLVHVLNPGEREYLSPNLIGVQNIAMTFLPLSMNFVNIIDAFREITAGVRYEILLNAVNTKTTQPTEADIICRMVILEKPWLRTQWGDKHRELVTSNCTDSAENSVAADPAEKARLLNEKYIHRSRRSANDIFGGHKAYDEEAAKAQLQKSLDKLTAGEGPHYKIVKVYSASRQVASGILTRIDADLIDGSEEQHRCIVDIWTKVWVRKDEHEITFKCRNQPVVQARHTRSAEWAEKKTHKKHSHRAFDKVDHLFHKFQVRFGRRYVSTAERQMRQRIFRQNLKTIEQLNANEMGSAKYGITEFADMTSSEYKERTGLWQRNEAKATGGSVAVVPAYHGELPKEFDWRQKNAVTQVKNQGSCGSCWAFSVTGNIEGLYAVKTGELKEFSEQELLDCDTTDSACNGGLMDNAYKAIKDIGGLEYEAEYPYKAKKNQCHFNRTLSHVQVAGFVDLPKGNETAMQEWLLTNGPISIGINANAMQFYRGGVSHPWKALCSKKNLDHGVLVVGYGVSEYPNFHKTLPYWIVKNSWGPRWGEQGYYRVYRGDNTCGVSEMATSAVLADLI from the exons ATGAGGCTGTTtgcggcagcaacagttgcGCTTGTATTGCTTCTGTGCCAAGCAGCTGGCGAGGAGCTCGCGGAGGAGCGAGCGGGACAGGCACAGGGCGATGCGGag AGCACGGAAACTTCTGAAACGACAACGGATCAGACGGTCAGTGAGCCCCCTATTACGCTGGTCCACGTTCTGAATCCCGGCGAGCGGGAGTATTTGTCGCCCAACCTGATTGGTGTCCAGAACATTGCTATGACCTTCCTGCCCCTGTCGATGAACTTTGTGAATATCATCGACGCCTTTCGGGAAATCACCGCCGGAGTGCGCTATGAAATCCTGCTAAATGCGGTAAACACGAAGACTACGCAGCCGACGGAAGCGGACATAATCTGCCGCATGGTCATCCTGGAAAAGCCTTGGCTGCGCACCCAATGGGGAGACAAGCACCGCGAACTGGTCACCTCCAATTGCACCGACTCGGCGGAGAACTCGGTGGCCGCAGATCCAGCAGAGAAGGCACGACTGCTTAACGAGAAATAC ATCCACCGCAGTAGACGTAGCGCAAACGATATCTTTGGTGGGCATAAGGCTTACGATGAAGAAGCTGCGAAGGCGCAGTTGCAAAAATCTCTTGACAAACTGACCGCGGGAGAGGGTCCCCATTACAA AATCGTTAAAGTATACTCAGCCTCTCGACAAGTGGCTTCGGGCATCTTGACTCGTATCGATGCGGATCTAATCGATGGCTCGGAAGAGCAGCACCGATGCATCGTGGATATCTGGACAAAGGTCTGGGTGAGAAAGGATGAACACGAAATCACCTTTAAGTGCCGCAACCAGCCGGTGGTCCAGGCCCGACACACGCGATCCGCGGAGTGGGCCGAAAAGAAAACCCACAAGAAGCACAGCCATCGTGCTTTTGACAAAGTGGACCACCTCTTTCATAAGTTTCAGGTGCGATTTGGCCGTCGCTACGTGAGCACCGCCGAGCGCCAGATGCGCCAACGCATTTTCCGTCAGAATCTAAAGACTATCGAGCAGCTAAACGCCAACGAGATGGGCAGCGCCAAGTACGGCATCACGGAGTTTGCTGACATGACCAGCTCGGAATATAAGGAACGCACGGGACTCTGGCAGCGTAATGAGGCAAAGGCCACTGGCGGATCGGTGGCTGTCGTACCGGCTTACCATGGTGAACTGCCAAAGGAATTTGACTGGAGGCAGAAGAATGCTGTCACCCAAGTGAAAAACCAGGGATCCTGCGGTTCATGCTGGGCGTTCAGTGTGACGGGAAACATTGAAGGTCTGTACGCCGTGAAAACAGGCGAATTGAAAGAGTTTTCCGAGCAGGAGCTGCTTGACTGTGATACCACTGATAGTGCCTGCAACGGCGGCCTCATGGATAATGCTTACAA aGCCATTAAGGATATTGGCGGCCTAGAGTACGAAGCTGAGTATCCATACAAGGCCAAAAAGAATCAGTGCCACTTCAACAGGACTTTGTCTCACGTTCAGGTTGCCGGCTTCGTGGATCTTCCCAAGGGAAATGAGACCGCCATGCAGGAGTGGCTGCTCACCAATGGTCCCATTTCGATCG GCATTAATGCGAATGCTATGCAGTTCTATCGCGGCGGTGTGTCCCATCCGTGGAAAGCCTTGTGTTCGAAGAAAAACCTAGACCACGGTGTTTTGGTTGTGGGGTATGGCGTCTCCGAATATCCGAACTTCCATAAGACCCTGCCCTACTGGATTGTGAAGAACTCGTGGGGTCCGCGCTGGGGAGAGCAGGGCTATTATCGCGTCTATCGTGGTGACAACACCTGCGGGGTCAGTGAAATGGCCACTTCGGCTGTGCTCGCCGACTTGATTTGA
- the LOC122619408 gene encoding MMS19 nucleotide excision repair protein isoform X2: MTTPSRDTLEKALKSDQKLVKAATQIAKDLTSKAYDISDLALALGFALSSPDMEERVAGTNLLSAVLISIPQDLLQERQLEFLSSFYMDRLRDHHNVMPAIIDGIDALVHMKAVPHAQISLILESFFEHTTCQSQTRGDRTKLFHIFQYLTANFKDELQAMAGDFVYGLINSIDGERDPRNLDIIFSFMPEFLSTYPLLHLAEEMFEIFACYFPIDFNPSKQDPAAITRDELAIKLTNCLVANNEFAEGTVVLAIEKLESELLVAKLDSIELLHQAALKFPPSVLEPHFDLIWQAMKTETFPGNDNEEILKSSLKALSALLERASHIPDISHSYQSSILGVILPHLSDVNQRLFHPATGIALVCVSGDAPYAADKILNSFLLKLQAADASSEQRIKIYYIVSQVYKLSALRGSLQKLDTAIRESVQDDIIASLRLIEQEEFDAEKEDLELQKAALSVLNESAPVLSEKQRALIYKALVQLITHPSIDFDFTTLTISLGALQPVEVQSNFIDVCVRNFEIFSTFVKRKIYTNLLPLLPQIAFTQRILDLVMTQTFNNNTAEPVRLLALEALNKLLLLQDQRFIVDLQQESNLLHKLIELGQRTEGLSLQSLEQIAGALSRIIQQLPLSEQSSIVSEYLPGLNLSQSADLYIAKGLLGYLHKDITLDDHFERLLTDLTQLSLNTDNEKLRVIAHHLLCSMVNKMECNPANLSKVKKITDQLKVAIKKNDVRAVEILAWVGKGLVVAGFDEAADIVGDLSDLLKHPSLSTAAALGFDIIAAEYPELDLPVVKFLYKQKLFHTIMGKMGSKLANYCVHHLKAFVYVLKATPQAVIKLNIEQLGPLLFKSLEEHNEAHSLCIALGICEKFVTQQDSYFQGHLAHLIPSCLELSKYKAQHTMQVRIAALQLLYDVTKYPTFVLLPHKVDVTLALAAALDDPKRLVRNSAVKARNAWYLVGAPSTN, encoded by the exons ATGACAACGCCCTCGCGTGACACACTGGAGAAAGCTCTAAAGAGCGACCAGAAGCTTGTGAAGGCCGCCACACAGATAGCTAAGG ATCTGACTTCCAAGGCGTACGACATATCTGATCTGGCCCTCGCACTGGGCTTCGCCTTGTCCTCTCCGGACATGGAGGAGCGAGTGGCCGGAACCAACCTGCTATCCGCCGTATTGATATCAATACCGCAGGATCTGCTTCAGGAGCGGCAGCTGGAGTTCCTCAGCTCTTTTTACATGGACCGACTGCGCGACCATCACAACGTAATGCCAGCAATTATCGATGGAATCGACGCCCTAGTCCATATGAAAGCTGTACCGCACGCCCAGATTTCCTTGATTTTGGAGTCATTCTTCGAGCACACCACCTGCCAGTCGCAGACGCGGGGCGACCGCACCAAGCTGTTCCACATTTTTCAGTACCTAACGGCAAACTTTAAGGACG AGCTTCAAGCGATGGCCGGTGACTTCGTCTACGGCCTGATCAATTCCATTGATGGTGAGCGTGACCCCCGCAACCTTGACATCATTTTCAGTTTCATGCCCGAGTTCTTGTCTACATATCCGCTGCTGCATTTGGCCGAAGAGATGTTTGAGATCTTTGCGTGTTACTTTCCAATCGACTTTAATCCCAGCAAGCAGGATCCGGCGGCCATAACCCGCGATGAATTAGCAATAAAGTTAACAAACTGCCTGGTAGCAAACAACGAATTTGCTGAGGGCACAGTGGTACTGGCCATAGAAAAGCTGGAGAGTGAGCTGCTGGTTGCCAAACTGGACTCCATAGAACTGCTG CACCAAGCTGCCTTAAAGTTCCCGCCTTCCGTTCTGGAGCCGCACTTCGACCTGATCTGGCAGGCTATGAAGACAGAGACATTTCCTGGAAATGACAATGAGGAGATATTAAAGTCCTCCCTTAAGGCTTTGTCTGCGCTCCTGGAGAGAGCTTCTCACATACCCGATATAAGCCACAGCTACCAGAGCTCTATTCTGGGCGTAATCCTGCCGCACCTCAGCGATGTCAATCAACGGCTCTTTCATCCTGCCACCGGCATTGCCTTAGTTTGTGTATCGGGAGATGCGCCCTATGCAGCGGACAAAATCCTAAACAGCTTTTTGCTCAAGCTTCAGGCCGCAGATGCCAGCTCTGAACAGCGAATCAAGATCTATTACATAGTTAGCCAAGTCTATAAGCTGTCTGCACTGCGTGGCTCTCTGCAGAAATTGGACACCGCGATACGTGAGTCTGTGCAGGACGATATAATCGCCTCCTTGCGCCTAATCGAACAGGAAGAGTTCGATGCCGAAAAGGAGGACTTGGAGTTGCAGAAGGCGGCCCTTTCTGTGCTAAATGAAAGTGCTCCCGTTCTCAGTGAAAAACAACGCGCTTTGATTTACAAAGCTCTGGTTCAGCTTATCACCCATCCGTCCATCGACTTTGATTTCACCACACTGACAATCAGTCTTGGAGCCCTACAACCGGTGGAAGTGCAGTCAAATTTCATTGATGTTTGTGTGCGgaatttcgaaattttttCCACATTTGTCAAACGAAAGATATATACCAATTTGTTGCCGCTCTTGCCTCAAATAGCGTTTACTCAACGCATTCTAGATTTGGTTATGACACAGACGTTTAACAATAATACTGCAGAGCCCGTGCGTTTATTGGCCCTGGAAGCTTTAAACAAACTGCTTCTTCTACAGGATCAGCGCTTTATCGTGGATCTGCAGCAGGAATCCAATCTTCTTCACAAGCTCATCGAACTGGGCCAGAGGACCGAGGGTCTGTCCCTGCAGTCGCTAGAACAGATTGCGGGTGCTTTGAGCCGTATCATCCAACAGCTCCCGCTCTCCGAACAGAGCTCTATAGTGAGCGAGTACCTTCCTGGACTCAACCTGAGTCAATCAGCTGATTTGTACATTGCCAAGGGGCTCCTTGGCTACCTTCATAAAGACATAACCCTTGATGATCACTTTGAGCGGCTTTTGACCGATTTGACACAGCTTTCTCTTAATACGGATAACGAAAAGTTGCGTGTAATCGCTCACCATCTGCTTTGTAGCATGGTCAACAAGATGGAGTGTAACCCAGCTAACCTAagcaaggtaaaaaaaatCACGGACCAGCTGAAagtggcaattaaaaaaaacgatGTGCGAGCGGTGGAGATCCTTGCGTGGGTGGGGAAGGGATTAGTAGTCGCAGGATTTGATGAGGCTGCCGATATCGTTGGCGAT CTTTCCGATCTACTGAAACATCCCAGTTTGAGCACTGCCGCTGCTTTGGGATTTGACATCATTGCCGCCGAGTACCCGGAACTCGATTTGCCCGTCGTTAAATTCCTATACAAGCAGAAGCTTTTCCACACTATCATGGGAAAAATGGGCAGCAAACTGGCCAACTACTGTGTGCACCATTTGAAGGCTTTTGTCTACGTACTGAAAGCCACGCCACAGGCGGTTATTAAACTAAACATTGAGCAGCTCGGTCCGCTGCTTTTTAAGAGCTTAGAGGAGCACAACGAGGCGCATTCGCTGTGCATTGCACTGGGCATCTGTGAAAAGTTTGTGACGCAGCAGGACTCGTACTTCCAAGGGCACTTGGCCCACCTCATACCCAGCTGCCTGGAGCTATCAAAATACAAGGCTCAGCATACAATG CAAGTACGCATTGCGGCACTGCAGTTGCTTTACGATGTTACCAAGTATCCTACCTTCGTCCTGTTGCCCCACAAAGTAGATGTTACTCTGGCCCTGGCCGCCGCCTTGGATGATCCCAAGCGACTGGTGCGGAACTCTGCGGTGAAGGCCAGGAATGCTTGGTACCTGGTCGGTGCGCCTAGTACGAATTAG